In one Bactrocera tryoni isolate S06 chromosome 5, CSIRO_BtryS06_freeze2, whole genome shotgun sequence genomic region, the following are encoded:
- the LOC120777844 gene encoding larval serum protein 1 gamma chain-like, whose amino-acid sequence MRLLFLLLCCTVAFSCCKAVEEKETSDVYSLLEAQKFLLEIVWHVQEPVALPECQDVEFVNDAAQYTKFDSDMQRFVQDVQHQRLLPRNDFFSAVVRTHHQQVLGLYKLLTNAKDWTLFKQNVCWARTHINPGMFVYALDLAIRHRKDCEIFVLPPIYEIFPQHFFNSEVIHRAMTVSEKKLEMAQEQSHANNGTVSERSLHDWQTWQWWKLMGLSDQRWYLDTEGSGAKRDGLTKYWTPVDYTRDVYILNDETRLSYLLEDVDWTTSWYEFNVDYPPFLEDEELGAHHGEWWIHQLRTIMTRYNLERLSQGMKPIADMKISKTIETGYNPQLVSWNGQTFWQRYNNYEYADYGFPATIDVIFKVTKEIYELADTGVYRRENGTLHDLHQLEAQQDFFNIIHGNVNALTPYNQQTYWFYSLMYLAQIEYEQFHKVGPHVLANFETALRDPLFYSLMQHKVLDMWNRYMRNLPAYTRQDLLAVGIEVKSAAISPLTTYFDYADIDLTNLWLDKVSPFDNRKGIYARQQRFQHKPYNYTLHIQADGPATIRIQTFLAPKYDEHGALLSLSKNRENFLEIDHSIMEIKAGLNIVEGRSYNDDVSTKRWTYSEMCDIVDAAMSERLEFPKNLNLHSDRFNLPRGNKQGFPVQLVFVVRSVDEKQAYGFPFDRQIEHENMFQVPNVFFKDAMVYHVDHNENIEEYVKSYANFGQFDENYWKIK is encoded by the exons ATGCGACTGCTATTTTTGCTACTCTGCTGCACCGTAGCTTTTAGCTGCTGTAAAGCTGTTGAAGAAAAGGAAACCAGCGACGTATATTCATTATTGGAGGCACAGAAATTTTTACTCGAAATCGTTTGGCATGTACAGGAGCCAGTAGCACTGCCTGAGTGCCAGGATGTTGAATTTGTCAATGATGCGGCGCAATATACG aaattCGACAGTGACATGCAACGCTTTGTTCAGGATGTGCAACACCAACGTTTACTACCACGAAATGACTTTTTCAGTGCGGTTGTGCGCACGCATCACCAGCAAGTTTTGGGCTTATACAAATTACTGACAAATGCCAAAGACTGGACCCTTTTCAAGCAGAATGTATGCTGGGCTCGTACGCACATCAATCCCGGCATGTTCGTTTACGCACTCGACTTGGCGATAAGACATCGTAAAGATTGCGAAATCTTTGTGTTGCCACCAATCTACGAAATATTTCCGCAACATTTCTTCAACAGTGAAGTGATACACAGGGCTATGACTGTCAGCGAAAAGAAATTGGAAATGGCACAAGAGCAATCGCACGCAAATAACGGTACGGTAAGCGAAAGAAGCTTACACGATTGGCAAACCTGGCAGTGGTGGAAGTTAATGGGCTTAAGCGATCAGCGTTGGTATCTCGATACAGAAGGCAGCGGTGCAAAGCGCGACGGTCTTACGAAATATTGGACACCTGTGGATTATACGCGCGATGTGTACATTTTGAATGATGAAACACGTTTATCATACTTGCTAGAAGATGTGGACTGGACTACAAGTTGGTATGAATTCAATGTGGACTATCCGCCATTTCTCGAGGACGAGGAATTAGGCGCGCATCATGGCGAATGGTGGATCCACCAATTGCGCACGATAATGACACGCTATAACTTGGAACGCCTATCGCAGGGCATGAAGCCCATCGcggatatgaaaatttcgaaaaccaTAGAGACGGGTTATAATCCACAACTTGTCAGCTGGAATGGTCAGACTTTCTGGCAACGCTATAATAATTACGAATATGCTGATTATGGGTTTCCGGCAACGATCGATGTGATTTTTAAAGTCACAAAAGAAATATATGAATTAGCCGACACTGGCGTATATCGGCGGGAAAATGGCACATTGCATGATTTGCATCAGCTTGAGGCGCAACAagatttctttaatattatacaTGGTAATGTGAATGCTTTGACGCCGTACAACCAACAAACCTATTGGTTCTACTCCCTCATGTATCTTGCGCAAATTGAGTATGAGCAATTCCATAAAGTGGGTCCACATGTTTTGGCGAATTTCGAGACGGCGTTACGTGATCCGCTCTTCTACTCGCTAATGCAACACAAAGTTTTGGATATGTGGAACCGTTATATGCGTAATTTGCCTGCATACACGCGACAGGACTTGCTAGCTGTTGGTATTGAGGTGAAGTCGGCTGCGATTTCACCGCTGACGACTTATTTCGATTACGCTGATATTGATTTGACCAACTTGTGGTTGGACAAAGTCAGTCCATTTGATAATCGTAAAGGTATTTATGCCCGTCAGCAGCGGTTCCAACACAAGCCTTACAATTACACGTTGCATATACAAGCGGATGGTCCAGCTACAATTAGAATACAAACCTTCTTAGCACCAAAATACGATGAACACGGTGCGCTGCTGTCGCTCTCGAAGAACCGCGAAAATTTCCTAGAAATCGACCATTCTATTATGGAAATAAAAGCTGGTCTAAATATTGTCGAGGGGCGTTCGTATAACGATGATGTGTCGACTAAACGCTGGACCTACAGCGAAATGTGTGATATTGTCGACGCAGCGATGTCCGAGCGTTTAGAGTTTCCAAAGAATTTAAATCTACATTCAGACCGTTTCAATTTACCAAGAGGTAACAAGCAAGGCTTTCCAGTACAGTTGGTCTTTGTTGTTAGATCGGTTGATGAAAAACAGGCTTACGGTTTTCCTTTTGATCGGCAAATCGAGCACGAAAACATGTTTCAAGTGCCTAATGTATTTTTCAAGGATGCTATGGTCTATCATGTGGatcataatgaaaatattgaagaatatgTTAAGAGCTACGCGAACTTTGGCCAATTCGATGAAAACTACTGGAAGATTAAGTGA